In Acinonyx jubatus isolate Ajub_Pintada_27869175 chromosome B3, VMU_Ajub_asm_v1.0, whole genome shotgun sequence, a genomic segment contains:
- the COCH gene encoding cochlin: MSAAWIPVLWLGVSLLLLPEPAGSEGAVPIAITCFTRGLDIRKEKADVLCPGGCSLEEFSVFGNIVYASVSSICGAAIHRGVISNSGGPVRIYSLPGRENYSSVVANGIQSQTLSRWSASFTVTKGKSGTQEATGQAVSTARPSTGKRLKKTPEKKTGNKDCKADIAFLIDGSFNIGQRRFNLQKNFVGKVALMLGIGTEGPHVGLVQASEHPKIEFYLKNFTSAKDVLFAIKEVGFRGGNSNTGKALKHTAQKFFTADAGVRRGIPKVVVVFIDGWPSDDIEEAGIVAREFGVNVFIVSVAKPIPEELGMVQDVAFVDKAVCRNNGFFSYHMPNWFGTTKYVKPLVQKLCTHEQMMCSKTCYNSVNIAFLIDGSSSVGDSNFRLMLEFVSNIAKTFEISDIGAKIAAVQFTYDQRTEFTFTDYSTKENVLAVIRNIRYMSGGTATGDAISFTVRNVFGPVRDSPNKNFLVIVTDGQSYDDVRGPAAAAHDAGITIFSVGVAWAPLDDLKDMASKPKESHAFFTREFTGLEPIVSDVIRGICRDFLESQQ; this comes from the exons ATGTCTGCAGCCTGGATCCCAGTTCTCTGGCTCG GTgtctctctgctgctgctgccggaACCTGCGGGCAGCGAGGGAGCCG tTCCCATTGCTATCACATGCTTTACCCGAGGCCTGGAcatcaggaaagagaaagcagatgtCCTCTGCCCAGGGGGCTGCTCTCTTGAGGAATTCTCCGTATTTGGGAACATAGTGTATGCATCTGTATCAAGCATATGTGGTGCAGCTATCCACAG GGGAGTAATCAGCAACTCAGGGGGACCTGTACGAATATATAGCCTACCAGGTCGAGAAAACTATTCCTCAGTAGTTGCCAATGGCATTCAGTCTCAAACCCTTTCCAGATGGTCTGCTTCTTTCACAGTGACAA AAGGTAAAAGTGGTACCCAGGAGGCCACAGGACAAGCAGTGTCCACAGCACGTCCATCAACAG GTAAACGACTAAAGAAAACACCTGAAAAGAAAACTGGCAATAAAG ACTGTAAAGCAGACATTGCATTTCTGATTGATGGAAGTTTTAATATTGGGCAGCGCCGATTTAATCTACAGAAGAATTTTGTTGGCAAAGTGGCTCTAATGTTGGGAATTGGAACAGAAGGACCACACGTGGGCCTTGTTCAAGCCAG TGAACAtcccaaaatagaattttatttgaaaaactttaCATCAGCCAAAGATGTTTTGTTTGCCATAAAGGAAGTAGGTTTCAGAGGGGGTAATTCCAATACAG GAAAAGCCTTGAAGCATACGGCCCAGAAATTCTTCACAGCAGACGCTGGAGTAAGAAGAGGGATCCCCAAAGTGGTGGTGGTATTTATTGATGGCTGGCCTTCTGATGACATTGAGGAAGCAGGCATTGTGGCCAGAGAGTTTGGTGTGAATGTATTTATAGTTTCTGTGGCCAAGCCTATCCCTGAAGAACTGGGGATGGTTCAGGATGTTGCATTTGTTGACAAG GCTGTCTGTCGGAACAATGGCTTCTTCTCTTACCACATGCCCAACTGGTTTGGCACCACGAAATATGTAAAGCCTCTGGTACAGAAGCTCTGCACTCATGAGCAAATGATGTGCAGCAAGACCTGCTATAACTCAGTGAACATTGCCTTTCTAATTGATGGTTCCAGCAGTGTTGGAGACAGTAATTTTCGCCTCATGCTTGAGTTTGTTTCCAACATAGCCAAGACTTTTGAAATCTCAGACATTGGTGCCAAGATTGCTGCTGTGCAGTTCACCTATGATCAGCGCACAGAATTCACTTTCACTGATTACAGCACCAAAGAGAATGTCCTAGCTGTTATCAGAAACATTCGCTACATGAGCGGTGGAACAGCTACAGGTGATGCCATTTCCTTCACTGTTAGAAACGTGTTTGGTCCTGTGAGGGATAGCCCCAACAAGAACTTCCTGGTAATTGTCACAGACGGGCAGTCCTATGACGATGTTCGAGGCCCTGCTGCTGCTGCACACGATGCAG gTATTACCATCTTTTCTGTTGGAGTGGCTTGGGCACCTTTGGATGACCTGAAAGATATGGCCTCTAAACCAAAGGAGTCACATGCTTTCTTCACAAGAGAGTTCACAGGATTAGAACCAATTGTTTCCGACGTCATCAGAGGCATTTGTAGAGATTTCTTGGAATCCCAGCAATAA